TGCGAATCCCTGAGTTAAATATGATCATCTGTGCCTTCAAAAATACGAATTCCGTCTCCCCCTTGGCCCAGGTGAGGAAGTCTCCCTGGACCAGGCGCTCGTCTAAGATGTCCAGGAGAAACCTTCGTGCCAG
The Acetomicrobium sp. S15 = DSM 107314 genome window above contains:
- a CDS encoding DUF5752 family protein, with product MRVGVDVLSRHLSHGGQKSQTERRSALARRFLLDILDERLVQGDFLTWAKGETEFVFLKAQMIIFNSGIR